A section of the Mycobacterium sp. 3519A genome encodes:
- a CDS encoding class II glutamine amidotransferase — MCRLFGLHADKRITTATFWLLDAPDNLVEQSRRNPDGTGLGVFGPDGQPVVDKQPIAAWQDPAFATEAHALTGTTFIAHVRYSSSAALEVRNTHPFLQDGRIFAHNGVVEGLDVIETRLAQLGVSDLVGGETDSERIFALITGCARRRGDVGAGLVEAVGWLAANVPIYAVNILLGTATDMWALRYPETHELYLLDRRDVDDRKLRMRSDRITAHCDELSASVLFASEPMDDDDWQPLAAGELVHVDADLRIDRRIALPAPPEHLLRRDDLTGQAAASQHPAA; from the coding sequence ATGTGCCGGCTGTTCGGCCTTCATGCCGACAAGAGAATCACCACCGCGACGTTCTGGCTGCTCGATGCGCCCGACAATCTGGTCGAGCAGAGTAGGCGCAACCCCGACGGCACCGGGCTTGGCGTCTTCGGCCCCGACGGCCAACCGGTGGTCGACAAGCAGCCGATCGCCGCCTGGCAGGATCCGGCGTTCGCCACCGAGGCACACGCATTGACCGGGACGACCTTCATCGCGCATGTGCGCTACTCATCCAGCGCCGCATTGGAAGTGCGCAACACACATCCGTTTCTGCAGGACGGTCGGATCTTCGCGCACAACGGGGTGGTCGAGGGTCTGGACGTGATCGAGACACGGCTCGCCCAGTTGGGTGTCAGCGACCTGGTGGGCGGGGAGACCGATTCGGAGCGGATCTTCGCCTTGATCACCGGGTGTGCCCGTCGACGAGGCGACGTGGGCGCCGGGCTGGTCGAGGCGGTCGGCTGGCTGGCGGCAAACGTGCCGATCTACGCCGTCAACATCCTGCTTGGCACCGCGACCGACATGTGGGCGCTGCGTTATCCGGAGACCCACGAGTTGTACCTGCTCGACCGCCGCGACGTCGACGACAGGAAGCTGCGGATGCGCAGTGACCGCATCACCGCCCATTGCGACGAGCTGAGCGCCTCGGTGCTGTTCGCCAGCGAGCCGATGGACGACGACGACTGGCAACCGCTGGCGGCGGGCGAGTTGGTGCACGTCGACGCGGATCTGCGGATCGACCGTCGCATCGCGTTGCCCGCTCCGCCCGAACACCTGTTGCGCCGCGACGATCTGACCGGGCAGGCCGCGGCGTCCCAGCATCCGGCGGCGTGA
- a CDS encoding SDR family NAD(P)-dependent oxidoreductase: protein MTELTGRVALLTGASGGIGRAIARGLADHGVDLVLAYGRHGDDAEAAADYARWCGRRAVVASADLADPTAPTRLVEQAKAEFGCVDILIANAGTADVKGWHNIDLESWNRTLAVNLTAPFLLAQQVLPAMVANRFGRVLFISSVAGLNGGVVGAHYAASKAGLHGLMHHLAPRVAADGVTVNALAPALIGDTGMFPGDPQTADAPIPIPVGRAGRPSEVAEMAIAMLRNGYLTNKVVTLDGGILPR from the coding sequence GTGACGGAGTTGACGGGCCGCGTCGCGCTGCTGACCGGCGCCTCCGGCGGCATCGGCAGGGCCATCGCCCGCGGACTCGCCGACCACGGTGTGGATCTGGTGCTGGCCTACGGGCGCCACGGCGACGACGCCGAGGCGGCCGCCGACTATGCCCGCTGGTGTGGCAGGCGCGCCGTCGTCGCATCGGCCGATCTCGCCGATCCCACCGCGCCGACCCGGCTCGTCGAGCAGGCCAAAGCCGAATTCGGCTGCGTCGACATCCTGATCGCCAACGCCGGCACCGCCGACGTAAAGGGTTGGCACAACATCGATCTCGAGTCCTGGAACCGTACGCTCGCCGTCAACCTGACCGCACCGTTCCTGCTCGCCCAGCAGGTGTTGCCCGCGATGGTCGCCAACCGGTTCGGGCGGGTGCTGTTCATCTCGTCGGTGGCGGGTCTCAACGGCGGCGTGGTCGGCGCACACTACGCGGCGAGCAAGGCCGGGTTGCACGGCCTGATGCATCATCTGGCGCCGCGGGTGGCGGCCGACGGCGTCACCGTCAACGCGCTGGCGCCCGCCTTGATCGGCGACACCGGCATGTTCCCCGGCGACCCGCAGACGGCCGACGCCCCGATACCCATTCCCGTCGGCCGGGCGGGTCGGCCCTCGGAGGTGGCGGAAATGGCTATCGCGATGTTGCGCAACGGATACCTTACGAACAAGGTGGTCACGCTTGACGGCGGCATCCTGCCGCGCTGA
- a CDS encoding patatin-like phospholipase family protein encodes MATKRALVLAGGGLAGIAWETGILRGIADESQATADALLAADVLVGTSAGSAVAAQLGSGLGLDALFERQTAESSAELNPDVGIEEITELFLAAMTASDTSKAEKLQKIGAVALSTKTVPEAVRREVIAQRLPSHQWPNRVLRISAVDTGTGEVVTFDKDSGVGLVDAVAASCAVPGVWPPVTIGGRRYMDGGVGSIVNMALADDCDAAVVLVPSGRDTPSPFSAGAGEEVDAFGGTTFGVFADDQSIAAFGPNPLDPACRVPSAMAGREQGRRIAAAVANFLS; translated from the coding sequence GTGGCAACGAAACGGGCGCTGGTGCTGGCAGGCGGGGGACTGGCAGGCATCGCATGGGAGACAGGCATCCTGCGCGGCATCGCCGACGAGTCGCAGGCAACGGCGGACGCTCTGCTGGCCGCCGACGTCCTGGTGGGCACCTCGGCAGGCTCCGCGGTCGCGGCGCAACTGGGCAGCGGGCTCGGGCTCGACGCGCTGTTCGAGCGCCAGACGGCCGAGTCGTCGGCCGAACTCAACCCGGACGTCGGGATCGAGGAGATCACCGAGCTGTTCCTGGCCGCGATGACGGCATCGGACACCAGCAAGGCGGAGAAGCTGCAGAAGATCGGCGCGGTCGCGCTGTCGACCAAGACGGTGCCAGAGGCGGTGCGTCGCGAGGTGATCGCCCAGCGGTTACCGTCGCATCAATGGCCGAATCGGGTGCTGCGCATTTCCGCGGTCGACACGGGGACGGGTGAGGTCGTCACGTTCGACAAGGATTCCGGCGTCGGCCTTGTCGACGCGGTGGCCGCCAGTTGCGCGGTGCCCGGGGTCTGGCCGCCGGTGACGATAGGTGGCCGCCGCTACATGGACGGCGGCGTCGGCAGCATCGTCAACATGGCGTTGGCCGACGACTGCGACGCCGCGGTGGTGTTGGTGCCGTCGGGCCGTGACACCCCGTCGCCGTTCAGCGCAGGCGCAGGCGAGGAGGTCGACGCGTTCGGCGGCACCACCTTCGGGGTGTTCGCCGACGACCAGTCGATCGCCGCGTTCGGCCCCAACCCGCTGGACCCCGCCTGCCGGGTGCCCTCCGCGATGGCAGGTCGCGAGCAGGGCCGCCGGATCGCCGCCGCGGTGGCCAACTTTCTCAGTTAG
- a CDS encoding HAD family acid phosphatase, translating to MRIVVALVAGALIAFAPGALAEPPAPPAPIIPPPVQPANIGDLKFAAVDYYNSGAYLTDLQIATAPAVEWINSEAPRVNRPAVVFDIDETALSNWEALKANDFGRILDGSCDRLPQGPCGLVAWDQRAQATIVQPTMDVYRAAKDRGAAVFFITGRDETQRTATERNLHAVGYTDYAELIMEPAGAHYVSAADFKAPQRQQIEQRGFTIVANIGDQPSDLDGGFSERTFLLPNPFYRIP from the coding sequence ATGCGCATCGTTGTTGCCCTGGTCGCAGGCGCGCTGATCGCGTTCGCGCCAGGCGCGCTCGCCGAGCCGCCTGCACCGCCCGCGCCGATCATCCCGCCGCCCGTACAGCCGGCGAACATCGGCGATCTGAAGTTCGCGGCGGTCGACTACTACAACAGCGGCGCCTATCTGACCGATCTGCAGATCGCGACCGCCCCCGCCGTCGAGTGGATCAACTCCGAAGCGCCGCGGGTGAACCGGCCCGCGGTCGTGTTCGACATCGACGAGACCGCGTTGTCGAATTGGGAAGCTTTGAAAGCCAACGACTTCGGGCGGATATTGGACGGGTCGTGTGACCGGTTACCGCAAGGCCCGTGTGGTCTGGTCGCCTGGGATCAGCGGGCGCAGGCGACGATCGTCCAGCCGACAATGGACGTCTACCGGGCCGCCAAGGACCGCGGCGCCGCCGTCTTCTTCATCACCGGCCGTGACGAGACTCAGCGCACGGCGACCGAGCGCAACCTGCACGCCGTCGGATATACCGACTACGCCGAGTTGATCATGGAACCGGCTGGCGCACACTATGTTTCGGCTGCCGACTTCAAGGCCCCGCAGCGCCAGCAGATCGAGCAGCGCGGCTTCACGATCGTCGCCAACATCGGCGACCAGCCATCGGACCTCGACGGCGGATTCTCCGAGCGGACCTTCCTGCTGCCGAACCCGTTCTACCGGATCCCCTGA
- a CDS encoding BTAD domain-containing putative transcriptional regulator yields the protein MTDNKIGFGVLGPLQVTVDGVPVALGTPKQRAVLAMLVMNRNRPVAIDSLITAAWEQWPPSEARASLHSYISNLRRVLGDARSMLENAPPGYRLTAADSACDIGRFVIEKTAGVQAAAAGRFEEASRHLTAALAEWRGAVLEDLRDFQFVDAFATALTEDKVVAHTARAEAEIACGRGYAVIGELESLTAEHPYREPLWAQLITAYYLAERQSEALDAYQRLKTTLADDLGIDPGPTVRALHERILRQEPLDAKKAAKTTAAHTVHDIKLRTEVNASRAQASLRAADGRVYPLLAAATRIGRLPDNDIVLADANVSRHHAVIIDTGTSFVITDLRSANGVDVGDERIRGTATLADGDRVRICAHEFTFEIAPPEA from the coding sequence ATGACCGACAACAAGATCGGGTTCGGTGTGCTGGGCCCACTGCAGGTCACCGTCGACGGCGTGCCCGTGGCGCTGGGCACTCCGAAACAGCGCGCGGTGCTGGCGATGCTGGTGATGAACCGCAACCGGCCGGTCGCGATCGACTCGCTGATCACCGCGGCGTGGGAACAGTGGCCGCCGTCGGAGGCGCGGGCCAGTCTGCACTCCTACATCTCGAACCTGCGCAGGGTGCTCGGCGACGCACGGTCGATGTTGGAGAACGCGCCGCCGGGATACCGGTTGACGGCGGCCGACAGCGCCTGTGACATCGGCCGGTTCGTCATCGAGAAGACCGCGGGCGTGCAGGCCGCCGCCGCGGGACGGTTCGAGGAGGCCAGCCGGCATCTGACGGCCGCGCTGGCGGAGTGGCGCGGCGCGGTGCTGGAGGATCTGCGCGACTTCCAGTTCGTCGACGCGTTCGCCACCGCGCTGACCGAGGACAAGGTGGTCGCCCACACCGCCCGCGCGGAAGCCGAAATCGCTTGCGGCCGTGGCTATGCCGTCATCGGTGAACTGGAATCGCTGACCGCCGAGCATCCGTACCGCGAGCCGCTGTGGGCGCAACTGATCACCGCCTACTATCTGGCCGAGCGGCAGTCGGAGGCGCTCGACGCGTATCAGCGGTTGAAGACCACACTCGCCGATGATCTGGGCATCGACCCAGGGCCGACGGTGCGCGCCCTGCACGAACGCATCCTGCGTCAGGAACCGCTCGACGCGAAGAAGGCCGCCAAGACCACCGCCGCGCACACCGTCCACGACATCAAACTGCGCACCGAGGTCAACGCGTCGCGCGCGCAGGCCAGTTTGCGGGCGGCAGACGGGCGGGTCTATCCGCTGCTGGCCGCCGCCACCCGCATCGGCCGACTCCCCGACAACGACATCGTGCTCGCCGACGCCAACGTCAGCCGCCACCACGCCGTCATCATCGACACCGGCACGAGTTTCGTGATCACCGACTTGCGTTCGGCGAACGGGGTGGACGTCGGCGACGAGCGCATCCGCGGCACCGCCACGCTCGCCGACGGCGACCGGGTGCGCATCTGCGCCCACGAGTTCACCTTCGAGATCGCGCCGCCCGAAGCGTAG
- a CDS encoding LysR family transcriptional regulator: protein MSTLLQLKAFVAVVDEGGFTAASHQLGLSQPAVSRAVSTLEKELGVALLIRRRDGIALTEAGSLALAHARAAVRHLTAMRTEVVALSGQITGTLSLASLPSVTGTLVAPQLQTFTQRHPAVTVRLLEGSEQEVRDWLDQGAAEAGVVSLPIKGLAAAVLGDQDMVAVVPAGNRLADWAEVSYAELAKEPFIKSTGGCTEVFTPVARRMGVEFDVAFEAREMSAVLEIVNAGLGVSILPSAGMPKLPDGVVARPLTPTTVRRLGVAVSASASPPARAFLEQIAALDLR from the coding sequence ATGTCGACTCTGTTGCAGTTGAAAGCTTTTGTGGCGGTCGTCGACGAAGGCGGCTTCACCGCTGCCAGTCACCAGTTGGGGCTGTCCCAACCCGCGGTCAGCCGGGCCGTCTCGACGCTCGAGAAGGAGTTGGGCGTCGCGCTCCTTATCCGACGCCGCGACGGGATCGCGCTGACCGAGGCCGGCTCCCTCGCGTTGGCACACGCGCGTGCGGCGGTGCGGCACCTGACGGCGATGCGCACGGAAGTCGTTGCGCTGTCGGGTCAGATCACCGGGACGCTGAGCCTGGCGAGCCTGCCGAGTGTCACCGGGACGCTCGTCGCGCCGCAATTGCAGACATTCACTCAACGGCATCCGGCGGTCACCGTCCGTCTGCTCGAAGGGAGCGAGCAGGAGGTGCGTGACTGGCTGGACCAGGGTGCCGCGGAGGCCGGTGTGGTGTCGCTACCGATCAAGGGCCTGGCCGCCGCGGTCCTCGGCGACCAGGACATGGTCGCGGTGGTGCCTGCGGGCAACCGACTGGCCGACTGGGCCGAGGTCAGCTATGCGGAGTTGGCCAAGGAGCCGTTCATCAAGTCGACCGGTGGATGCACCGAGGTGTTCACGCCGGTGGCCCGGCGGATGGGCGTCGAGTTCGACGTGGCGTTCGAAGCCCGCGAGATGTCGGCGGTGCTGGAGATCGTCAATGCGGGGCTCGGGGTCAGCATCCTGCCCAGCGCCGGCATGCCCAAGCTGCCGGACGGCGTGGTCGCGCGTCCGCTGACACCGACGACCGTGCGGCGGTTGGGGGTCGCGGTATCCGCCAGCGCGTCCCCGCCCGCGCGCGCCTTCCTCGAGCAGATCGCCGCGCTGGATCTCCGCTGA
- a CDS encoding DUF732 domain-containing protein, translating into MFATWFAGPAVAAAFGLAVATAGTAGAVSSTDNTFLTEISAEGISYDSPKAAIGNAHSVCEALDDGADPFYIGRDILANTDLSTHQAAVFVVTAVDTYCPEYTGYFE; encoded by the coding sequence ATGTTCGCCACTTGGTTCGCAGGCCCCGCCGTCGCGGCCGCGTTCGGACTCGCCGTGGCCACCGCGGGCACCGCAGGCGCGGTCAGTTCGACGGACAACACCTTCCTGACCGAGATCAGTGCCGAGGGCATCTCCTATGACAGCCCGAAGGCCGCCATCGGAAACGCCCACTCTGTGTGCGAGGCGCTCGACGACGGTGCCGATCCCTTTTACATCGGCCGCGACATCCTGGCCAACACCGACCTGAGCACCCACCAGGCGGCGGTGTTCGTGGTCACCGCGGTGGACACCTACTGCCCCGAGTACACGGGTTACTTCGAATAG
- a CDS encoding dihydrodipicolinate reductase, producing the protein MGLRVVQWATGGVGVAAIKGVLEHPDLELVGCWVHSERKAGKDVGDIIGTEPLGVTATNSVDEIVALDADAVVYAPLLPNPDEVAALLRSGKNVVTPVGWVYPSDRQRAPLREAALAGNATLHGTGIAPGGISEKFPLMFSIMSTGVTFVRAEEFSDLRSYEAPDVVRHVMGFGEVPDKALSGPMQKLLDGGFIQSVRMCVDKVGFNADPKIRSSQEIAVATKPIDSPIGIIEPGQVAGRKFHWEALVDGEPVVRVTVNWLMGEENLDPAWTFGPEGQRYEVEVRGNPDISVSVKGFQSEIGGEGPEYGVVGTAAHCVNSIPAVCAAAPGIATYLDLPLISGKAAPTLR; encoded by the coding sequence ATGGGTCTGCGCGTCGTGCAGTGGGCAACAGGAGGCGTCGGCGTCGCCGCCATCAAGGGGGTGCTCGAGCATCCGGACCTCGAACTCGTCGGCTGCTGGGTGCACTCGGAACGCAAGGCGGGCAAGGACGTCGGCGACATCATCGGCACCGAACCGCTGGGCGTCACCGCCACCAACAGCGTCGACGAGATCGTGGCCCTCGACGCCGACGCCGTGGTGTACGCCCCGCTGCTGCCGAACCCCGACGAGGTGGCCGCGCTGCTGCGGTCGGGCAAGAACGTGGTGACCCCGGTCGGCTGGGTTTACCCCAGCGACCGGCAGCGCGCACCGCTGCGAGAGGCGGCGCTGGCAGGCAATGCCACGTTGCACGGCACCGGCATCGCGCCCGGCGGCATCAGCGAGAAGTTTCCGCTGATGTTCTCCATCATGTCGACGGGCGTGACTTTCGTTCGCGCCGAAGAGTTTTCCGACCTGCGCAGCTACGAAGCGCCGGACGTGGTGCGCCATGTGATGGGCTTCGGTGAAGTGCCGGACAAGGCGTTGTCGGGGCCGATGCAGAAGCTGCTGGACGGCGGCTTCATCCAATCGGTGCGGATGTGCGTCGACAAGGTGGGCTTCAACGCCGACCCGAAGATCCGCTCCTCGCAGGAGATCGCGGTGGCCACCAAACCGATCGACTCGCCGATCGGCATCATCGAACCGGGTCAGGTGGCGGGCCGCAAGTTCCACTGGGAGGCCCTCGTCGACGGTGAGCCCGTCGTCCGCGTCACCGTCAACTGGCTGATGGGTGAGGAAAACCTGGATCCGGCATGGACTTTCGGCCCCGAGGGCCAACGCTACGAAGTCGAGGTCCGTGGTAATCCGGATATCTCGGTCAGCGTCAAGGGTTTTCAGTCCGAGATCGGCGGTGAAGGCCCCGAGTACGGCGTGGTCGGGACGGCCGCGCACTGCGTGAACTCGATTCCCGCGGTGTGCGCGGCCGCACCGGGCATCGCCACCTACCTCGATTTGCCACTGATCAGCGGTAAGGCGGCCCCGACGCTTCGTTAG
- a CDS encoding SDR family oxidoreductase has product MSSRRVLITGASKGIGRAVADRLAAAGHTPIGLARPAPAEFPGEFYEADLTDRAATAEVLDRIVAGGRVDGVVNNAGAVRFGRIGSIDLDDLFTTYDLNVRAAVQVVQAVLPGMLANGWGRIVNVSSLTTLGTQERTPYAASKAALEAATRIWAHELAHTGVTVNAVAPGPVETELFRERTPAGSEKEAQFLAAIPVGRVGTPREIAHAICALLDEDAGYITGQIVRADGGGSIAA; this is encoded by the coding sequence ATGTCATCACGACGAGTACTGATCACCGGCGCATCGAAGGGCATCGGGCGGGCCGTCGCCGACCGGTTGGCAGCGGCAGGACACACCCCGATCGGGCTCGCCCGCCCCGCGCCCGCCGAGTTTCCCGGCGAGTTCTACGAGGCCGACCTGACCGACCGGGCGGCGACCGCCGAGGTGCTTGATCGCATCGTGGCAGGCGGCAGGGTCGACGGGGTGGTCAACAACGCAGGCGCCGTCCGGTTCGGCAGGATCGGCTCGATCGACCTCGACGACCTGTTCACCACCTACGACCTGAACGTGCGCGCCGCCGTTCAGGTGGTGCAGGCGGTGCTGCCGGGGATGCTGGCCAACGGGTGGGGCCGCATCGTCAACGTCAGCAGCCTGACCACGCTCGGCACGCAGGAACGCACCCCGTACGCCGCGTCGAAGGCGGCACTGGAAGCGGCAACCCGGATCTGGGCGCACGAACTCGCGCACACCGGTGTCACGGTCAACGCCGTCGCGCCGGGACCCGTCGAGACCGAGTTGTTCCGCGAGCGCACCCCCGCCGGATCAGAGAAAGAGGCCCAGTTCCTGGCAGCGATCCCGGTCGGCAGGGTCGGCACACCACGCGAGATCGCCCACGCTATCTGCGCGCTGCTCGACGAGGACGCGGGCTACATCACTGGACAGATCGTTCGGGCCGACGGCGGCGGAAGCATCGCCGCATGA
- a CDS encoding cupin domain-containing protein yields the protein MTLSVERSTHSASLLNGEIVEESDLGVIQRLTADNFPILNGLSIKRVVINPGAMRTPHWHANANELTYCVRGDTLVTVLDSGSQFASFTISAGEMFHVDSGSLHHIENIGTEPAEFIITFRHERPQDFGLAGAFGAMTDAVLGNTYDLDASDFAAIRRNLVDRAIAGRTGDPVVPSTAHFNDPHKFSVEAMTPPVQAAVGSARTARVQFWPALKDLSMYSLRIREDGMREPHWHPVTAEMGYVESGSARMTVMDPDGTLDTWHLNKGDVYFIPRAYPHHIEVFDAPEWHFLIFFDQPFPADIGYRTSISAYSREVLAATFNTHIEDLPDFPFTKSDPLIVNRHNPLDR from the coding sequence ATGACGCTATCCGTTGAGCGCAGCACTCATTCCGCGTCGCTGCTGAACGGCGAGATCGTCGAAGAGTCGGATCTCGGCGTGATTCAGCGCCTGACCGCCGACAACTTCCCGATACTCAACGGTTTGTCGATCAAGCGCGTGGTGATCAACCCCGGCGCCATGCGCACCCCGCACTGGCACGCCAATGCCAACGAACTCACCTACTGCGTCAGGGGCGACACGCTGGTCACCGTGCTCGACAGCGGAAGCCAGTTCGCCAGCTTCACCATCAGCGCGGGCGAGATGTTCCACGTCGACTCGGGTTCACTGCACCACATCGAGAACATCGGCACCGAACCCGCCGAGTTCATCATCACCTTCCGGCACGAACGCCCCCAGGATTTCGGTCTCGCAGGCGCATTCGGCGCGATGACAGATGCGGTGCTGGGCAACACGTATGACCTCGACGCGTCGGACTTCGCGGCGATCCGCCGTAACCTCGTCGACCGCGCGATCGCGGGCAGGACCGGCGACCCGGTGGTGCCGTCGACCGCCCATTTCAACGATCCGCACAAGTTCTCGGTGGAAGCCATGACGCCGCCGGTGCAGGCCGCGGTCGGCTCCGCGCGCACCGCACGCGTGCAGTTCTGGCCCGCCCTCAAAGACCTGTCGATGTACTCGCTGCGCATCCGCGAAGACGGTATGCGCGAGCCGCATTGGCACCCCGTCACCGCTGAAATGGGTTACGTGGAAAGCGGTTCGGCGCGGATGACGGTGATGGACCCGGACGGCACGCTGGACACCTGGCACCTCAACAAGGGCGACGTCTACTTCATCCCCCGCGCCTACCCACATCACATCGAGGTGTTCGACGCACCGGAGTGGCACTTCCTGATCTTCTTCGATCAGCCCTTCCCCGCCGACATCGGCTACCGCACGTCGATCAGCGCGTACTCGCGTGAGGTGCTGGCCGCCACGTTCAACACCCACATCGAGGACCTGCCGGACTTCCCGTTCACCAAGTCCGACCCGCTGATCGTCAACCGGCACAACCCGCTTGACCGCTAA
- a CDS encoding MBL fold metallo-hydrolase yields the protein MTSVGRLDDPAAVRSLTFDDVVATYVVDGVIRMPPAKFFPDIPSEHFSTQELVMSAGGLLVERGDTKLLIDTGVGSSTTDFAFGTIDCGSLLDVLDTLGRRPEDIDVVAFTHLHFDHAGWAYAGGHKTFPNARYVLAAQEWAPYDGGTPHEGAAAPQRLITQLRADREGIERINDGDEVVAGVRAIVTPGHTPGHTSYVVTSSVGRRLVVFGDVFHLTAQFVHPEWMSAAEWNATEVVTARRRLLAELTAPDTLGFGFHFGDQPFGRVAADGSWAPVPTAVLAPPPRRM from the coding sequence ATGACCTCAGTCGGTCGGCTTGACGATCCAGCGGCGGTGCGGTCGTTGACGTTTGACGACGTGGTCGCCACCTACGTCGTGGACGGCGTGATCAGGATGCCGCCCGCCAAGTTCTTTCCCGACATCCCGAGCGAGCACTTCTCGACGCAGGAGCTGGTGATGTCCGCAGGCGGCCTGCTGGTCGAACGCGGTGACACCAAACTGTTGATCGACACCGGAGTGGGCAGCAGCACAACCGATTTCGCGTTCGGCACCATCGACTGCGGTTCACTGCTCGACGTGCTCGACACGCTCGGCCGTCGGCCCGAGGACATCGACGTGGTGGCGTTCACCCATCTGCATTTCGACCATGCGGGCTGGGCTTACGCGGGTGGCCACAAGACCTTTCCGAACGCCCGCTACGTGCTGGCCGCCCAGGAGTGGGCACCGTACGACGGTGGCACGCCCCACGAGGGTGCTGCGGCGCCGCAGCGCCTCATCACGCAGTTGCGCGCCGACCGCGAGGGAATCGAGCGGATCAACGACGGCGACGAGGTGGTCGCGGGAGTGCGCGCCATCGTCACCCCGGGGCACACTCCTGGTCATACGTCGTACGTGGTCACGTCGAGTGTGGGCCGACGGCTGGTCGTGTTCGGCGACGTCTTCCACCTGACCGCCCAGTTCGTGCACCCCGAATGGATGTCGGCCGCTGAATGGAATGCGACCGAGGTCGTCACCGCGCGGCGCCGACTGCTCGCCGAACTGACCGCACCCGACACGCTGGGCTTCGGCTTCCATTTCGGCGATCAGCCATTCGGCCGGGTGGCTGCGGACGGCAGTTGGGCGCCGGTGCCCACGGCGGTGCTCGCCCCGCCGCCGCGCCGAATGTGA
- a CDS encoding zinc-binding dehydrogenase produces MVDTMRAERFYADSKTVVVEDVPIPEPGPGEVLVKVAYCGICHSDLSLINGTFPAQRSVVTQGHEAAGTVAKLGAGVTGWSEGDRVVVAAGRPCTTCPNCRRGDIANCQRIQLMAFAYDGAWAEYTVAQAVGLTRVPDNVPLEQAAILADAVSTPFGAVVRTGQVRIGESVGVWGVGGVGTHIVQLARLVGAAPVIAVDIKSAVLDRALELGADHALSATDPNLRDRIAEITGGRLLNVAFDAVGLKSTFEQALDCITVGGRLVGVGMSAEAPSVGPTSLFGLTQKQVLGHLGYQNVDIETLATLVSLGRLDLSRSISEIVSLEDVRGGIEMLERQDGNPIRILVKP; encoded by the coding sequence ATGGTCGACACGATGCGGGCCGAGCGATTCTATGCTGACTCGAAAACTGTTGTGGTAGAGGATGTTCCGATACCGGAGCCGGGTCCCGGCGAAGTGCTCGTCAAAGTCGCGTATTGCGGCATCTGCCATTCGGACCTCAGCCTGATCAACGGCACGTTCCCGGCCCAGCGATCCGTCGTGACGCAGGGCCACGAGGCGGCGGGCACCGTTGCCAAGCTGGGCGCGGGGGTGACCGGCTGGTCCGAGGGCGACCGGGTCGTCGTCGCCGCGGGCAGACCGTGCACGACGTGTCCGAACTGCCGACGCGGCGATATCGCCAACTGTCAGCGAATTCAGTTGATGGCGTTCGCATATGACGGCGCGTGGGCCGAGTACACCGTCGCACAGGCCGTCGGCCTGACCCGGGTTCCCGACAACGTTCCGCTCGAGCAGGCGGCCATCCTGGCCGACGCGGTGTCGACCCCGTTCGGCGCGGTGGTGCGCACCGGACAGGTGCGCATCGGCGAGTCTGTCGGCGTGTGGGGCGTCGGCGGTGTCGGCACGCACATCGTGCAACTGGCGCGGTTGGTCGGCGCGGCGCCGGTGATCGCCGTCGACATCAAGTCCGCGGTGTTGGACAGGGCGCTGGAACTGGGCGCCGACCACGCGCTGAGCGCCACCGATCCGAACCTGCGCGACAGGATCGCCGAGATCACCGGCGGCCGCCTGCTGAACGTGGCGTTCGACGCGGTCGGTCTCAAGTCGACGTTCGAGCAGGCGCTCGACTGCATCACCGTCGGCGGACGTCTGGTCGGCGTCGGGATGAGCGCCGAGGCGCCCAGCGTCGGCCCCACCAGCTTGTTCGGTCTCACCCAGAAGCAGGTGCTCGGCCACCTCGGCTATCAGAACGTCGACATCGAGACCTTGGCGACACTCGTCTCGCTGGGCCGACTCGACCTGTCGCGCTCGATCAGCGAGATCGTCTCACTCGAAGACGTGAGGGGCGGCATCGAGATGCTGGAGCGCCAGGACGGCAACCCGATCCGCATCCTGGTCAAACCGTGA